Proteins from a genomic interval of Nocardia sp. BMG51109:
- a CDS encoding STAS domain-containing protein, with translation MSAIAVLQRPADAAAPDRADQPPALLPDWRRRCAIVRVEGELDAAVAEGFRQAVGQAVTASSRAVVLDLRGTRFLSIGIARWLAVAKRAAAGTGVDLRIVSGRREIERVLEITGVRPLFRYYAGMQLALDA, from the coding sequence ATGTCTGCGATTGCCGTTCTGCAACGCCCGGCCGATGCTGCGGCTCCCGACCGTGCCGACCAACCTCCGGCTCTCCTGCCCGACTGGCGGCGGCGCTGCGCGATCGTCCGAGTCGAGGGCGAGCTCGACGCGGCCGTTGCCGAAGGATTCCGGCAGGCCGTCGGCCAAGCCGTGACCGCCAGTTCTCGGGCGGTGGTCCTCGATCTGCGCGGTACCCGATTTCTCAGCATCGGAATCGCGCGATGGCTGGCCGTCGCGAAACGGGCCGCCGCCGGCACGGGCGTGGATCTGCGCATCGTGTCCGGCCGTCGCGAAATCGAGCGGGTGCTGGAGATCACCGGCGTCCGCCCGCTGTTCCGCTACTACGCCGGTATGCAACTCGCGCTGGACGCGTAG
- a CDS encoding PAS and ANTAR domain-containing protein, which yields MTRSGGPRRENAHRFEQVIGTGKSQHVGSFRFWFGDQRWEWSDEVAAMHGYGPGSVQPTTELLLKHKHPEDREQVASSIARSIEEAEPFSSRHRIVDVHGQVRHVLVVGDRMVDDDEKVIGTSGYYVDVTETLDAHRQETLNGTLPELYEARAVIEQAKGALMLIYGIGADQAFRVLTWRSQETNVKLRSLADRLVEEMRSLSSWTAGARSRFDHVLLTVHERVDEDRVHEDRIHED from the coding sequence GTGACACGCAGTGGCGGACCTCGTCGGGAGAACGCGCACCGGTTCGAGCAGGTGATCGGAACGGGAAAGTCGCAGCACGTCGGCTCGTTCCGGTTCTGGTTCGGTGACCAGCGCTGGGAATGGTCCGACGAGGTCGCGGCCATGCACGGCTACGGGCCCGGGTCGGTGCAGCCGACCACGGAACTGTTGCTGAAGCACAAGCACCCGGAGGACCGGGAGCAGGTGGCCTCCTCGATCGCGCGGTCGATCGAGGAGGCGGAGCCGTTCTCGAGCCGCCACCGCATCGTCGACGTCCACGGGCAGGTGCGGCACGTGCTCGTCGTCGGCGATCGGATGGTCGACGACGACGAGAAGGTGATCGGTACCAGCGGCTACTACGTCGACGTGACCGAGACGCTGGACGCGCATCGGCAGGAGACGCTCAACGGCACGCTGCCGGAGCTGTACGAAGCACGCGCGGTGATCGAACAGGCCAAGGGGGCGCTGATGCTGATCTACGGCATCGGCGCCGACCAGGCATTCCGGGTTCTGACCTGGCGGTCGCAGGAGACGAACGTGAAACTGCGCAGCCTGGCCGACCGGCTGGTGGAGGAGATGCGCTCGTTGAGTTCCTGGACGGCCGGCGCGCGCAGCCGCTTCGACCACGTGCTGCTCACCGTGCACGAGCGCGTCGACGAGGACCGAGTCCACGAGGACCGAATCCACGAGGACTGA
- a CDS encoding Vms1/Ankzf1 family peptidyl-tRNA hydrolase, with amino-acid sequence MAITSLYELTDYEGPFASVYLGTSNDTEDAAQQQRLRRRAVRAELTESGAPARILEAVDEALAAPPPGRAGQAVITDHEHVLVAEPLPVPPPRPVVRLSPLPYLLPLLELRRPRTPYVVAIVDRHGADIRGVDARGHRIAHSMSGTAHPLHKVGGGGPSHKSIQHRVEDTVRHNIAGVAHEVGRTADRAGATLVLLCGEVTARTALADALPPHGRRVIQVESGSRAAGSDRDALDRDIERILREETELRRGAVVELFGQEQGRMHGLAAQGLAATTAALREANADTLIVAPDALGDRVVCADPDPTQVMPAEMAPPRAPSRRADEALPLAALAARADIVITGPEHAPAEGVGALLRHG; translated from the coding sequence GTGGCCATCACGAGTCTGTACGAGCTGACCGACTACGAGGGCCCCTTCGCGTCGGTCTATCTCGGCACGAGCAACGACACCGAGGACGCCGCCCAGCAACAGCGGCTGCGCCGCCGCGCGGTCCGCGCCGAACTCACCGAAAGCGGCGCGCCGGCACGGATTCTCGAGGCGGTCGACGAAGCCCTGGCGGCCCCGCCGCCCGGGCGGGCAGGGCAGGCGGTGATCACCGACCATGAGCACGTCCTGGTCGCCGAGCCGCTGCCGGTCCCGCCACCGCGCCCGGTGGTGCGGCTGTCGCCGCTGCCGTACCTGCTTCCGCTGCTGGAGCTGCGGCGGCCGCGCACCCCGTACGTGGTCGCCATCGTCGACCGGCACGGCGCCGACATCCGCGGCGTGGACGCCCGCGGCCACCGCATCGCGCACAGCATGAGCGGTACGGCCCATCCTCTGCACAAGGTCGGCGGCGGTGGACCGTCGCACAAATCCATCCAGCACCGCGTGGAGGACACCGTGCGCCACAACATCGCCGGCGTCGCGCACGAGGTCGGCCGGACGGCCGACCGGGCCGGCGCGACGCTGGTGCTGCTGTGCGGCGAGGTGACCGCGCGCACCGCGCTCGCCGATGCGCTGCCGCCGCACGGCCGCCGGGTGATACAGGTCGAAAGCGGTTCACGCGCAGCCGGATCCGACCGCGACGCGCTCGACCGCGACATCGAGCGGATCCTGCGCGAGGAGACCGAGCTGCGCCGCGGCGCGGTGGTGGAGCTGTTCGGGCAGGAGCAGGGGCGGATGCACGGCCTGGCGGCCCAGGGCCTGGCCGCGACCACGGCCGCGCTTCGCGAGGCCAACGCCGACACGCTGATCGTGGCCCCGGACGCGCTCGGCGACCGGGTGGTGTGCGCCGACCCGGATCCGACCCAGGTGATGCCGGCGGAGATGGCGCCGCCCCGCGCCCCGTCCCGGCGCGCCGACGAGGCGCTGCCCCTGGCGGCGCTGGCCGCCCGCGCCGACATCGTCATCACCGGCCCCGAGCATGCCCCGGCCGAGGGCGTCGGGGCCCTGCTGCGACACGGTTGA
- a CDS encoding CdaR family transcriptional regulator produces the protein MSIDSSSRSGLTIAGAPISSPLKDVWALSRQMVGHFVENVAPCGTLPGDAIYGDVTTITRTCLELAVGMLDGTNIPEKIERLKDAAAQWAREGVPIDTIHHAIHEGFKIGLELVVSGSAGRQRAAAGDGEMVITLADYESLIGGAKLVVEMLDTMTTAVSTAYVRELKAVVSEHHTAVHTLTSALLGGHPTSTMARECGIEIAERYHVLALAIPPHPDESNPVLDGTVVARRKLRRLQAELATRYNHTPLSLLSVDGGTLLIPTQHTDDAALEALTTHLSKAAHVPITATLVSTPTDTIPTAADQAHQLLDMVARLHSEPGLYRFDDLALEYQLTRPGPGREYLGSLLEPLDHHPELLETLHTHIAHNLNRQRTARLLHVHTNTVDYRLKRIGQLTGFDPTQASGLWYLRSALVARTYRAG, from the coding sequence ATGTCCATCGACAGCTCGTCCCGTTCGGGCCTCACCATTGCCGGGGCCCCGATCTCGTCACCGCTCAAGGACGTCTGGGCTTTATCGCGCCAGATGGTCGGGCATTTCGTCGAGAACGTCGCCCCCTGCGGCACACTGCCCGGCGACGCCATCTACGGCGACGTCACCACCATCACCCGGACCTGCCTCGAACTCGCCGTCGGCATGCTCGACGGCACCAACATTCCCGAGAAGATCGAGCGCTTGAAGGACGCCGCCGCCCAATGGGCCCGCGAGGGCGTGCCGATCGACACCATCCACCACGCCATCCACGAGGGCTTCAAAATCGGCCTCGAACTGGTGGTTTCGGGTTCGGCCGGACGCCAGCGCGCGGCCGCCGGCGACGGCGAGATGGTCATCACGCTCGCCGACTACGAATCCCTCATCGGCGGAGCCAAACTCGTCGTCGAAATGCTCGACACCATGACCACCGCCGTCTCCACCGCCTACGTCCGCGAACTCAAAGCCGTAGTCTCCGAACACCACACCGCCGTCCACACCCTCACCTCCGCACTCCTCGGCGGCCACCCCACCTCCACCATGGCCCGCGAATGCGGCATCGAGATCGCCGAGCGCTACCACGTCCTCGCCCTCGCCATACCCCCGCACCCCGACGAGTCCAACCCGGTGCTCGACGGCACCGTCGTCGCCCGCCGCAAGCTGCGGCGCCTGCAGGCCGAACTCGCCACCCGCTACAACCACACCCCCCTCTCCCTCCTCTCGGTGGACGGCGGCACCCTGCTCATCCCCACCCAGCACACCGACGACGCCGCGCTCGAAGCGCTCACCACCCACCTGTCGAAGGCCGCGCACGTCCCCATCACCGCCACCCTCGTCAGCACCCCCACCGACACCATCCCCACCGCCGCCGACCAAGCCCACCAACTCCTCGACATGGTCGCCCGCCTGCACAGCGAACCCGGCCTCTACCGCTTCGACGACCTCGCCCTCGAATACCAGCTCACCCGCCCCGGACCCGGCCGCGAATACCTCGGCTCCCTCCTCGAACCCCTCGACCACCACCCCGAACTCCTCGAAACCCTGCACACCCACATCGCCCACAACCTCAACCGCCAACGCACCGCCCGCCTCCTCCACGTCCACACCAACACCGTCGACTACCGGCTCAAACGCATCGGCCAACTCACCGGCTTCGACCCCACCCAGGCCAGCGGCCTGTGGTACCTGCGCTCGGCGCTCGTCGCGCGCACCTATCGCGCCGGCTGA
- a CDS encoding RNA polymerase sigma factor SigF has protein sequence MAGDRGRRHRGSDSYDNIEPEFAKLAALDPDDPHREAERERIVGLCLPLAEHIARKFSGRGENFDDLLQVARVGLVQAVDRFDVERGSSFLSFAVPTIMGEVRRHFRDNTWAVRVPRRTKEIQLSIGGAVDALAQRLGRLPKAREIADELDVDLVEVTQALIAGNAYQMSSLEAATGDDGENTPLSLREVLGEAEPKYDRVEEFMAVKPLIADLPDREQQVLIMRFFETKTQTQIADALGISQMHVSRILAKTLTWLREEALRD, from the coding sequence ATGGCGGGTGACCGCGGGCGCCGCCACCGCGGCAGCGACAGCTACGACAATATCGAACCGGAATTCGCGAAGCTGGCCGCACTGGACCCGGACGACCCGCACCGGGAGGCGGAGCGGGAGCGGATCGTCGGGCTGTGCCTGCCGCTGGCCGAGCACATCGCCCGGAAGTTCTCCGGGCGCGGCGAGAACTTCGACGATCTGCTCCAGGTGGCGCGGGTCGGACTGGTACAGGCGGTGGACCGTTTCGACGTCGAGCGCGGGTCGTCGTTCCTGTCGTTCGCCGTGCCGACCATCATGGGCGAGGTCCGCCGGCATTTCCGCGACAACACCTGGGCGGTGCGGGTTCCCCGGCGTACCAAGGAGATTCAGCTGTCCATCGGCGGCGCCGTGGACGCCCTCGCGCAGCGGCTCGGCCGGCTGCCGAAGGCGCGCGAGATCGCCGACGAACTGGATGTGGACCTGGTGGAGGTCACCCAGGCGCTGATCGCCGGCAACGCGTATCAGATGTCCTCGCTCGAGGCGGCGACCGGCGACGACGGCGAGAACACCCCGCTGTCGCTGCGCGAGGTGCTCGGCGAGGCGGAGCCGAAGTACGACCGGGTGGAGGAGTTCATGGCGGTCAAGCCGTTGATCGCCGACCTGCCCGACCGCGAGCAGCAGGTGCTGATCATGCGGTTCTTCGAGACCAAGACGCAGACCCAGATAGCCGACGCCCTGGGCATCTCGCAGATGCACGTGTCCCGCATCCTCGCCAAGACCCTCACCTGGTTGCGCGAGGAAGCGCTGCGGGACTGA
- a CDS encoding anti-sigma factor: MSEWVTGTSLQASTVGVRVPAELGQLTMLRALAETVALIGDFALDEVTDIRVALDEIATALIAEAAPGSSLECDFGFDDGAMTVRVTGLAAVEDALDEHGFGWHVLRTITESVAARTDSFDPERNGYPVTVEFSRVRGEADGG, from the coding sequence ATGAGTGAGTGGGTTACGGGGACCTCGCTGCAGGCATCCACCGTCGGCGTCCGGGTGCCGGCGGAGTTGGGGCAGCTCACCATGTTGCGTGCGCTGGCCGAGACCGTCGCGCTGATCGGCGATTTCGCGCTGGACGAGGTCACCGACATCCGGGTGGCGCTGGACGAGATCGCGACCGCGTTGATCGCCGAGGCGGCGCCCGGATCGTCGCTGGAATGCGATTTCGGATTCGACGACGGGGCGATGACGGTGCGGGTCACCGGCCTCGCGGCCGTCGAGGACGCGCTGGACGAGCACGGTTTCGGCTGGCACGTGCTGCGAACGATCACCGAGTCCGTTGCGGCGCGGACGGATTCGTTCGATCCCGAGCGTAACGGATACCCGGTCACGGTCGAGTTCAGCCGAGTGCGGGGTGAGGCCGATGGCGGGTGA
- a CDS encoding SDR family oxidoreductase: MRIVIAGGHGKIALLLSEALTRRGDEVASLIRNPAHASEVVAAGARPVPIDLEDAAVTQVATAVAGADAVVFAAGAGPGSTADRKYTVDRDGSVLLAEGAEQAKVRRFVQISAMGTDRTPDPARGEVWAAYLEAKRQAEEDLRARDLDWTVLRPGRLTDDPGTGSVTLVEAPGEYGAVPRADVAAVIAEMLGAGTTFGRTLELVSGPTDIARAVAEV, from the coding sequence ATGCGCATCGTCATCGCGGGCGGACACGGCAAGATCGCACTCCTGCTCTCGGAGGCGCTCACCCGGCGCGGCGACGAGGTGGCGAGCCTGATTCGCAACCCGGCGCACGCGTCGGAGGTGGTGGCGGCCGGGGCGCGGCCGGTGCCGATCGACCTCGAGGATGCCGCCGTCACCCAGGTCGCCACCGCGGTCGCCGGCGCCGACGCCGTCGTCTTCGCCGCCGGTGCCGGACCGGGCAGCACCGCGGACCGCAAGTACACCGTCGATCGGGACGGGTCGGTGCTGCTGGCGGAGGGGGCGGAGCAGGCGAAAGTCCGCCGCTTCGTGCAGATCTCGGCCATGGGCACCGACCGGACGCCGGATCCCGCCCGGGGCGAGGTGTGGGCCGCCTACCTCGAGGCGAAGCGCCAGGCCGAGGAGGACCTGCGCGCCCGCGACCTGGACTGGACCGTGCTGCGCCCCGGCCGCCTCACCGACGATCCCGGCACCGGCTCGGTCACGCTGGTCGAGGCGCCCGGCGAGTACGGAGCCGTCCCGCGCGCCGATGTCGCCGCCGTGATCGCCGAAATGCTCGGCGCCGGCACTACTTTCGGCAGGACGCTCGAGCTGGTGTCGGGCCCGACGGATATCGCCCGGGCCGTCGCGGAGGTCTGA
- a CDS encoding aminoglycoside phosphotransferase, translating to MTVDRAQTSAQRRSWEELPQATRTAAEALTGPVLRAESIVAGFSSHLATVLETAEGRTFVKGMRVDDPEVWTQHREAVLGPHVTPIGPRLRWQVAAGGWDLLGFDYVPGHFADYRVDADLAATAAAMAALGRLPCPAELELKDAEVRWGGYLADPADAARFAGETLLHTDWNYSNVIVTETGARLVDWPWATRGASWIDPGCWIVWLIFAGHEPAAAERWAARVPAWHRADTTDLRVFATALAAEWTATANRNPNIWTHGLRDAARRWADHHRRP from the coding sequence GTGACAGTCGATCGGGCGCAGACCTCCGCACAGCGGCGCAGCTGGGAGGAGCTACCCCAGGCCACCCGAACCGCGGCCGAGGCGCTCACCGGTCCGGTGCTACGCGCCGAATCGATCGTCGCCGGGTTCAGCAGCCACCTGGCGACCGTGCTGGAGACCGCCGAGGGCCGCACCTTCGTGAAGGGGATGCGGGTCGACGACCCGGAGGTGTGGACCCAGCACCGCGAGGCCGTGCTCGGTCCGCACGTCACCCCGATCGGGCCGCGGCTACGCTGGCAGGTCGCCGCCGGCGGCTGGGATCTGCTCGGATTCGACTATGTCCCAGGTCATTTCGCCGACTACCGGGTCGACGCCGACCTGGCGGCGACGGCCGCGGCGATGGCCGCCCTCGGGCGGCTGCCCTGCCCCGCCGAACTCGAGCTGAAGGATGCCGAGGTGCGCTGGGGCGGCTATCTCGCCGACCCGGCCGACGCCGCCCGGTTCGCGGGCGAGACCCTGCTGCACACCGATTGGAACTACAGCAACGTCATCGTCACCGAGACCGGCGCCCGGCTGGTCGACTGGCCGTGGGCCACCCGCGGCGCGTCCTGGATCGACCCGGGCTGCTGGATCGTCTGGCTGATCTTCGCCGGTCACGAACCCGCCGCGGCCGAGCGCTGGGCCGCCCGCGTGCCGGCCTGGCATCGCGCCGACACCACCGACCTGCGGGTGTTCGCCACAGCGCTGGCCGCCGAGTGGACCGCCACCGCCAACCGCAACCCCAACATCTGGACCCACGGCCTGCGCGACGCCGCCCGCCGCTGGGCCGACCACCACCGCCGCCCGTGA
- a CDS encoding lipase family protein has translation MANFAIRRVVGACAGSLVLLAGAVGAASGQPFYPAVDPDPFYAAPGDIAEHQPGDVLGIRALPPLAVFPDTDVWLVKFRSTNSEDKPIAATTTVLAPRKRAVDGPLLSYQTIINGLGTECSISHTLYTDDPNLMVREAPGYNVALQRGWTIALPDHLGPEFAYGAARLGGQITLDGIRAVQRVEQLRLGRSPVTMAGYSGGGMATAWAAALAPKYAPDLHIAGAAAGGVPMNMVKMLEGLGFGAHPVFGLAFAAGIGLEREYPDRFPISDQLNDEGLRVGHQVANGCTNDLLAAGAGRGALDFAKTTSMIEDPEARKVVEENSLELYDESVPNMPVFEWHSPIDGLVPIDSIENTNRRWCAAGVRVQSEAIPVPDHLTAAVLGLPQVLGWLDGRVNGAPAPSNC, from the coding sequence ATGGCGAACTTTGCGATTCGGCGTGTGGTGGGTGCCTGCGCCGGAAGCCTGGTGCTGTTGGCGGGTGCGGTCGGGGCCGCGTCCGGGCAGCCGTTCTATCCGGCCGTAGATCCGGATCCGTTCTATGCTGCGCCCGGCGATATCGCCGAGCACCAGCCGGGTGACGTGCTCGGCATCCGGGCACTACCGCCGCTGGCCGTCTTTCCGGATACGGACGTGTGGCTGGTCAAGTTCCGGTCCACGAATTCGGAGGATAAGCCGATCGCGGCCACCACCACGGTGCTGGCGCCGCGTAAGCGCGCCGTGGACGGGCCGCTGCTGTCGTATCAGACCATCATCAACGGGCTCGGCACCGAGTGCTCGATCTCGCACACCCTCTACACCGACGATCCCAATCTGATGGTGCGCGAGGCGCCCGGCTACAACGTGGCGCTGCAGCGCGGCTGGACGATCGCGTTGCCGGACCATCTCGGCCCCGAATTCGCGTACGGCGCAGCGCGGCTGGGCGGCCAGATCACCCTGGACGGGATCCGGGCCGTGCAGCGGGTGGAGCAGCTGCGGCTGGGGCGCAGCCCGGTGACGATGGCCGGCTACTCCGGTGGTGGGATGGCGACCGCGTGGGCGGCCGCGCTCGCGCCGAAGTACGCGCCGGACCTGCACATCGCGGGCGCCGCGGCGGGCGGGGTGCCGATGAATATGGTGAAGATGCTGGAGGGGCTCGGTTTCGGGGCGCATCCGGTGTTCGGGCTGGCCTTCGCGGCCGGGATCGGACTCGAGCGCGAGTATCCCGACCGCTTCCCGATCTCCGATCAGCTCAACGACGAGGGCCTGCGGGTGGGTCACCAGGTCGCCAACGGCTGCACCAACGACCTGCTGGCCGCGGGCGCCGGGCGCGGTGCGCTGGACTTCGCCAAGACCACCTCGATGATCGAGGATCCGGAGGCCCGGAAGGTGGTGGAGGAGAACAGCCTCGAGCTCTACGACGAGAGCGTGCCGAATATGCCGGTGTTCGAATGGCATTCACCGATCGACGGACTGGTCCCGATCGACTCCATCGAGAATACGAACCGGCGCTGGTGCGCCGCCGGCGTCCGAGTGCAGTCCGAGGCGATCCCGGTGCCCGACCATCTGACCGCCGCGGTGCTGGGACTGCCGCAGGTGCTGGGCTGGCTGGACGGGCGGGTGAACGGGGCGCCGGCCCCGAGCAACTGCTGA
- a CDS encoding CdaR family transcriptional regulator produces the protein MTSTAPVLSSLPFGSAGRAEASPRGAAPGVLAGKLTEHFRADADRPGADAEGLTAGVRECLVLALHVLSAPEPQDAARLSELVGRAAEWAREGIDLDTVLRTYYEAVRRGFEQVAGEQRCGPAELMDGTEQTLRLLETVTVATSSAYLDEHRHAARHHQTAAQTLVTALLSGHGREALARRTGISVAAAYQVVVLSVPPHPGERDSRLNTEGVARRKLRRLQSALAPVLGSRALSLLSVDGGTILVPIEEPVPLTGGLAMTTETLDVLSAAASVPLTATVVTGATEDIPELAEQARELLELVRALGRPPGLYRMADVAVEYQMTRPGPAREHLAAVLAPLSPHPELVDTLRTFLDTGLDRRGTAQRLGIHPNSVSHRQRRIERLTGIDVSHPDGISRASLALLAYDLAVVCPADGARR, from the coding sequence ATGACATCTACCGCACCGGTTCTGAGTTCACTTCCCTTCGGTTCGGCCGGCCGGGCCGAGGCGTCCCCCCGCGGCGCGGCCCCGGGCGTCCTGGCGGGGAAACTGACCGAACACTTCCGCGCCGACGCCGACCGGCCGGGCGCCGACGCCGAGGGCCTGACGGCCGGCGTCCGGGAATGCCTGGTCCTGGCCCTGCACGTGCTGTCGGCGCCGGAACCGCAGGACGCGGCGCGGCTGTCGGAGCTGGTCGGCCGGGCCGCCGAATGGGCCCGCGAGGGCATCGACCTGGATACCGTGCTGCGCACGTATTACGAGGCGGTGCGCCGCGGCTTCGAGCAGGTCGCCGGCGAACAGCGGTGCGGCCCGGCCGAACTGATGGACGGGACGGAGCAGACGCTGCGGCTGCTGGAGACCGTCACCGTCGCCACCTCGTCGGCGTATCTCGACGAGCACCGGCACGCGGCACGCCATCATCAAACGGCCGCACAGACTCTCGTGACGGCGCTGCTGAGCGGGCACGGCCGCGAGGCGCTGGCCCGCCGGACCGGGATCAGCGTCGCCGCCGCGTATCAGGTGGTGGTGCTGTCGGTTCCGCCGCATCCGGGCGAGCGGGACTCGCGGCTGAACACCGAGGGCGTCGCCCGGCGCAAGCTGCGGCGGCTGCAGAGCGCGCTGGCGCCGGTGCTGGGCTCGCGGGCGCTGTCGCTGCTGTCGGTGGACGGCGGCACGATCCTGGTGCCGATCGAGGAGCCCGTGCCGCTCACCGGCGGCCTGGCGATGACCACTGAGACCCTGGACGTGCTGTCGGCCGCGGCCTCGGTGCCGCTGACGGCCACCGTGGTGACAGGCGCCACCGAGGACATCCCCGAACTCGCCGAGCAGGCCCGGGAGCTGCTCGAACTGGTGCGGGCCCTGGGCCGTCCGCCGGGCCTGTACCGGATGGCCGACGTGGCGGTGGAATATCAGATGACCCGGCCCGGCCCGGCCCGCGAGCACCTCGCCGCGGTACTCGCCCCGCTGTCGCCGCATCCGGAACTGGTGGATACGCTGCGCACCTTCCTCGACACCGGGCTCGACCGCCGCGGCACGGCCCAGCGGCTCGGCATCCACCCCAACAGCGTCTCGCACCGGCAGCGCCGCATCGAGCGGCTGACCGGCATCGATGTCTCGCATCCGGACGGCATCTCGCGGGCCAGCCTCGCCCTGCTGGCCTACGATCTCGCCGTGGTGTGCCCGGCGGACGGGGCTCGCCGGTAG
- a CDS encoding lipase family protein has protein sequence MRVWCVLVTGVLIVCGPATAVAQGQPPPIPALPGPPAPPAMSVPSPVPGLQQWLNAVVPPPPIGSPPSPVETGTVLDQGLRTAPAPAQSSQAERLQQAVMPKDSGDPLFDVWPPNLESFTPGDVIEVRDVTAVAGPMLLVPVRQVLQMKFRTTDAHDAPSFATATLVVPVGAWTGPGSRPVLVNNLPIDALGRKCTPSYTLSHGFSPDSGTTEYVPPTTQLAVLRGYAVLIPDHEGPRMAYAEPYVAGHAVLDSIRASRNLSAGEFAESRYAMHGYSGGAIATRGAAALIDSYAPELAASIVGAALGGVPADYEMLGRSMNANLASGIFLAATFGVARERPEMLARMNNLARWAAISPLKDTCAGTFAIPGALMLPIDLASQIPDPLHSEIATEIYDVTRMRGMKSAVPLYVYNGEQEWWIPAEGARALYREQCDLGVPAVYRSVLGEHITAAGIGYPEAVLWVDQRLQGVPAPNEC, from the coding sequence ATGCGTGTCTGGTGCGTCCTCGTCACCGGGGTGCTGATCGTGTGCGGACCGGCTACGGCCGTGGCACAGGGGCAACCACCACCGATACCCGCGCTTCCGGGGCCGCCCGCGCCACCGGCGATGTCGGTTCCGTCCCCGGTGCCGGGACTGCAACAGTGGCTCAACGCGGTCGTCCCGCCACCTCCGATCGGCTCGCCTCCCTCGCCGGTGGAGACCGGAACCGTCCTGGATCAGGGCCTGCGCACGGCCCCGGCGCCGGCGCAGAGCTCGCAGGCGGAGCGGCTGCAGCAGGCGGTGATGCCGAAGGATTCGGGCGATCCGCTGTTCGACGTGTGGCCGCCGAATCTGGAGTCCTTCACGCCCGGCGACGTGATCGAGGTCCGCGATGTCACGGCGGTCGCGGGGCCGATGCTGCTGGTTCCCGTGCGGCAGGTGCTGCAGATGAAGTTCCGCACCACCGACGCGCACGACGCGCCGTCCTTCGCGACCGCGACGCTGGTCGTCCCGGTGGGCGCGTGGACCGGTCCCGGCAGCCGCCCGGTGCTGGTGAACAACCTGCCCATCGATGCGCTCGGCCGCAAGTGCACACCGAGTTACACGCTGTCGCACGGATTCTCGCCGGACTCCGGCACCACCGAATACGTCCCGCCGACCACTCAGCTGGCCGTGCTGCGCGGCTACGCGGTGCTGATTCCCGATCACGAGGGCCCGCGGATGGCGTACGCCGAGCCGTACGTGGCGGGGCACGCGGTGCTGGATTCCATTCGCGCGTCGCGCAATCTGTCCGCCGGCGAGTTCGCGGAGAGCCGTTACGCCATGCACGGCTACTCCGGCGGGGCCATCGCCACCCGGGGCGCGGCCGCGCTGATCGATTCCTACGCACCGGAACTCGCCGCCTCGATCGTGGGCGCCGCGCTCGGTGGCGTGCCGGCCGACTACGAGATGCTGGGCCGCAGCATGAACGCCAACCTGGCCTCGGGCATCTTCCTGGCCGCCACGTTCGGCGTCGCCCGGGAGCGTCCGGAGATGCTGGCCCGGATGAACAATCTCGCCCGCTGGGCGGCGATCTCGCCGCTGAAGGACACCTGCGCGGGCACCTTCGCCATCCCGGGCGCGCTGATGCTGCCGATCGATCTGGCCTCGCAGATCCCCGACCCGCTGCACAGCGAGATCGCCACCGAGATCTACGACGTCACCCGGATGCGGGGGATGAAATCGGCCGTGCCGCTGTATGTCTACAACGGCGAACAGGAGTGGTGGATCCCCGCCGAGGGGGCACGCGCGCTCTATCGCGAACAGTGTGACCTGGGCGTGCCCGCCGTCTACCGGAGCGTCCTCGGCGAGCACATCACCGCCGCGGGCATCGGCTATCCGGAGGCCGTGCTGTGGGTGGATCAGCGCCTGCAGGGCGTTCCGGCACCGAACGAATGCTGA